The following are from one region of the Nicotiana tomentosiformis chromosome 7, ASM39032v3, whole genome shotgun sequence genome:
- the LOC138896271 gene encoding uncharacterized protein — protein sequence MHRNSTPYRPKANRAIEAANKNIKKILRKMMQGSRQLHENLPFALLGYRTTVRTSIGATPYLLVYGTEAVIPAEVEIPSLWIVAEAEIDDDEWVKTRLEQLNLIDEKRLAAVCHGQLNQKRMERAYNKKVRPRKFEVGQLVLKRILPHQVEAKGPRNLVRFSRNPHEESMFQISSVLKFQDSPG from the exons ATGCATCGAAACTCCACTCCGTATCGTCCTAAGGCAAACAGAGCTAttgaggctgctaacaagaacataaagaagatacttcgtaagATGATGCAAGGTTCCAGGCAATTGCATGAAAATttaccttttgctttactgggttatcgcactactgttcgcacttcaataggtgcaactccctatttgctggtatatggaaccgaggcagttatacctgcggaagttgagattccatccctGTGGATCGTTGctgaagctgaaattgatgatgatgagtgggtcaagacccggctagagcaattgaatttgattgatgaaaaaagattggcagcagtatgtcacggtcaattGAATCAGAAAAGAATGGaaagagcatacaacaagaaggtgcgtccCCGGAAATTTGAGGTGGGTCAACTGGTGTTAAaacgcatccttccacatcaggttgaagctaaag GGCCAAGAAATCTTGTTCGCTTTTCCAGGAATCCCCATGAGGAAAGCATGTTCCAGATAAGTTCAGTTTTAAAGTTTCAGGactctcctggataa
- the LOC138896272 gene encoding uncharacterized protein, which produces MKAQALAGHLAENPVDEEYEPLKTYFPDEEVMLVKFRHIPRIHNEIADALATLASMLHHPDKTYVDPLHIQIHDQHAYYDVVEEEPNGDTWFHDVKEYIKSGVYPVHATGDQKRTIRRLASGVFLSEGILYKRTPDLGLLRCIDAKQASTIMDEVHSRVHGDLIHSPPYELHTMSAPWPFIVWGMDVIGPIEPAASNGHRIPKVIITDNAANLNSHLMKEVC; this is translated from the exons atgaaagcccaagccctGGCCGGTCACTTGGCCGAGAATCCGGTGGATGAAGAATATGAGccactgaagacttattttcctgatgaagaagtgat GTTGGTAAAATTTAGGCATATTCCTaggattcataatgagattgcCGACGCCTTGGCTACTCTGGCGTCAATGTTACACCATCCGGATAAGACTTATGTCGACCCTCTGCATATCCAAATCCATGATCAACATGCCTATTACGATGTGGTTGAGGAGGAACCTAATGGTGATACTTGGTTCCATGATGTCAAGGAGTACATCAAATCAGGGGTATATCCGGTACATGCCACAGgtgatcaaaagagaaccattcgacgtCTGGCTAGTGGAGTTTTCTTAAGTGAGGGAATATTGTACAAgagaactccagatctaggattactAAGGTGCATAGATGCTAAACAAGCTTCGACTATCATGGACGAAGTGCATTCCAga gtacacggtgatttgattcattccccaccatatgagttgcacacaATGTCTGCACCTTGGCCCTTCATTGtttggggaatggatgtcattggaccaattgagccggcagcgtcaaacgggcatag aattcccaaggtaatcatcacagataatgctgctaacctcaacagtcatttgatgaaagaggtatgctAA
- the LOC138896273 gene encoding uncharacterized protein has protein sequence MKIAAETPVRSERDEKIITNLRRKVHDYGFDLTKAERDLLNAQAKLAKSAEEHARLTHRLKQKYDKQVAILQKKLVALENKMLQDQNNTDAQVLEARAQQIGRLLQEKGVIRMRIKEIADYVVMKCHECEDMTRPMFFAFVMTFVRQDEIFRKVKSLEQSLKNMQGIRSQVSVSYKDLCLFPDVQLPSGFKMPKFDLYDGHGDPVAHLRGFCGKMRGAGGKDELLMAWREQAARVNPPMEENEMVEYFLQALELTYFGHLISAIGKSFNDVVKKGGMVEEELKSSKIMSYSAIKATTQAIQNGTGSLLGKKKKDDVAMFVSGSGLRQLDVLRPIEPKTPNPPPRNLDYSFRCTYCSDAPGHDIEKCWHLKRVIQELIDTNQIVVQSPETPNINQNPLPAHAETYMIEIVLKDGEPKNSSKSVMMIRASESNPVKAPDFAKAMPLTVEGVSEKLSTLNVKPSVLVVKGPPIDVEANQEKQKVVVPEVLGKPVIIVEGDRITPIIIKPVTQLPMVDTKAVPWNYKQVIVIYKGKEVEEEVNETGGLTRSGRCFTPEELRKAKPFKDGHVSVKKPVNEEEAEEFLKKMKMQDYSIIANKIFEANRITFSDDELPMEGTEHNRALYLTVKCEDSVVSRVLVDNGSSANICPLSTLQKLKIGTERIHMNNVCVRGFDGGGKDSVGDIMLELSIGPVEFTMEFQVLDVVVSYNLLSDRPWIHAAKDRQEIVVHGDEKLSTYNDTTVPFIEVEDDKGPWVYQTFDIVSVEKIPKGECIPSPKLPSVSIMVANEMLKNGFVPGKGLGSSLQGIAHLVCPRDSFGTFGLGFTFTGKDVKKAKNLKRKACSFYASFNDMTCMRNFQPNLKSQSNSETTIQEVECDDETEYDEEAAFQEINRELNYFEEKPKPNLNETEAINLGDRDNIRETKISVHLEPQIKEEIIKALFEYKDVFAWSYDDMPGLSTDLVVHKLPTDPTFPPVKQKLRKFKTDMSVKIKEEITKQLDA, from the exons ATGAAAATAGCCGCCGAGACACCGGTAAGAAGTGAGagagatgagaaaattataaccaaCCTAAGGCGGAAAGTGCATGATTATGGTTTTGACTTGACAAAGGCCGAAAGGGACTTGTTAAATGCTCAAGCAAAGTTAGCCAAAAGTGCAGAAGAACATGCTAGATTAACCCACCGgttgaagcagaaatatgacaaaCAAGTAGCAATTTTACAGAAAAAGCTGGTTGCCCTGGAAAATAAAATG TTACAAGACCAAAACAACACAGATGCACAAGTGTTGGAGGCTCGGGCCCAGCAGATTGGACGTTTActtcaagaaaagggtgtcatcagaatgaggattaaagagatagctgattatgttgtaatgaaatgccatgaatgtgaagacatgaccaGGCCTATGTTTTTTGCTTTTGTGATGACATTTGTTCGCCAG GATGAGAtattcaggaaagtgaagagtctagagcaatctttgaagaacatgcaagggataagaagccaagtaagtgtgtcttacaaggatttatgcttattCCCTGATGTCCAACTGCCCTctgggttcaagatgcccaagtttgacctgtacgatggacatggagatcccgtggcccatttgagaggctttTGCGGCAAGATGAGAGGCGCCGGTGGGAAAGACGAATTATTAATGGC atggagagaacaagctgcacgggtcaatcctccaatggaagaaaatgagatggtcgagtactttcttcaagccttAGAACTAacttactttggccatttgatctcagccataggtaagtccttcaacgatgtggtaaagaagggaggaatggtggaagaggaacttaagtcaagcaagatcatgagctactccgCCATAAAAGCAACCACACAGGCAATTCAAAATGGCACAGGAagcctgttaggcaaaaagaagaaagatgacgTCGCTATGTTTGTCTCTGGATCAGG gttgaggcagttggacGTTTTGAGGCCGATTGAGCCAAAGACACCAAATCCACCTCCAAGGAACCTTGATTATTCCTTCAGATGCAcatattgttctgatgccccagggcacgacatagagaagtgttggcatttgaagagggtgatccaagagcttattgatacaaatcaaattgtggtccagagcccggagacgccaaacatcaaccaaaatcctttgccgGCCCATGCAGAGACATATATGATTGAGATAGTTCTTAAGGACGGGGAGCCcaagaattcttccaagtctgtcatgatgatCCGGGCTAGCGAAAGTAATCCAGTTAAAGCTCCAGATTTTGCAAAAGCAATGCCCTTGACAGTTGAAGGGGTGTCGGAGAAGCTAAGCACGCTCAACGTGAAGCCATCTGTATTGGTTGTGAAAGGGCCTCCAATTGATGTTGAAGCGAACCAGGAAAAGCAAAAAGTGGTTGTGCCAGAGGTCCTGGGCAAgcctgtcataatcgtggaagggGATCGTATTACCCCCATTATTATTAAGCCAGTGACCCAGTTACCAATGGTTGACACAAAGGCCGTCCCGTGGAATTACAAACAGGTAATAGTAATATataaagggaaagaagtagaggaagaagtcaatgaaacAGGAGGACTGACTCGTTCTGGGAGATGTTTTACCCCAGAAGAACTGAGGAAAGCCAAGCCATTCAAGGATGGCCACGTCTCAGTAAAGAAGCCGGTCAACGAAGAAGAGGCTGAAGAgttcctgaaaaagatgaaaatgcaagactattccatt attgctaacaagattttcgaagcaaacaggatcactttctcagatgatgaacttcctatggAAGGTACAGAGCACAACCGAGCTCTTTATCTTACAGTGAAGTGCGAGGATTCTGTTGTCTCAAGGGTACTAGTTGATAACGGTTCTAGTGCAAATATTtgccctctgtccactttgcaaaagttgaagatcgGCACTGAAAGGATCCACATGAACAATGTATGTGTTCGAGGCTTTGATGGAGGAGGAAAAGATTCTGTTGGTGATATAATGCTCGAATTGTCAATAGGGCCagttgagttcactatggagttccaagtgctagatgtggTTGTCTCCTACAACTTGTTGTCGGACAGGCCCTGGATACATGCTGCCAAG GACAGgcaggaaatagttgtgcacggtgatgagaaATTATCTACTTACAATGACACAACtgttccatttattgaagttgaagatgataaagggccttgggtTTACCAAACGTTCGACATAGTGTCTGTCGAGAAGATTCCTAAAGGAGAATGCATTCCAAGTCCGAAGCTACCATCCGTGTCCatcatggtagcaaatgaaatgttaaaGAATGGTTTTGTGCCGGGAAAAGGCCTGGGTTCATCTCTGCAGGGTATTGCACATCTGGTGTGTCCACGTGACAGTTTcggtacatttggtttgggattcacatTCACAGGGAAGGACGTGAAAAAGGctaaaaatttgaaaagaaagGCATG ttctttttatgctagtttcaatgacatgacatgcatgaggaattttcagccaaatcttaaaagccaatctaattcCGAAACAACAATCCAAGAAGTAGAGTgtgatgatgaaacagaatatgatgaagaagcagcaTTTCAGGAAATCAATAGAGAACTAAATTACTTTGAAGAAAAACCCaagcctaatttgaatgaaactgaagcaatcaatttaggagatcgAGATAATATCagggaaaccaagataagtgtgcatctggaaccacaaatcaaggaagaaataatcaaagcactgtttgaatataaagatgtttttgcatggtcgtatgacgacatgccgggtttgagcaCTGATTTGGTAGTTCATAAATTACCAACTGATCCGACATTCCCTCCAGTCAAGCAAAAGTTACGAAAGTTTAAGACTGACATGAGTgtgaagatcaaagaagaaatcacaaagcagcTTGACGCATag
- the LOC138896274 gene encoding uncharacterized protein, with protein sequence MDNMLSWNIRRLNALNKQKEVRLLCSRENVGLVGLLETKIKMKNIERMANNMFGGWQYINNLDYHYIGRVWITWRPNYFQVNIISGTAQALTCQVHSITYPEGIFTNHGVCSQYQGGKENFVELSGEYRQGNQRPWVIIGDFNVVLNIDDRVGGNPVSLAEVVDFQGCVKVCGWIELPHQGSRYTWNDKQGDNKTFSKIDWVFINNKWLNQMPDFNATFLIEGISDHSPMKIAQISTPRRARRPFKYCNV encoded by the coding sequence ATGGATAATATGTTGAGTTGGAATATTAGGAGATTGAATGCCCTTAACAAGCAAAAGGAAGTAAGGCTCCTATGCAGTAGAGAAAATGTAGGATTAGTAGGTTTACTTGAAAcaaaaataaagatgaaaaatATTGAAAGAATGGCAAATAATATGTTCGGAGGATGGCAATACATAAATAATCTTGACTACCATTATATTGGCCGAGTATGGATAACTTGGAGACCAAATTACTTCCAAGTGAATATAATAAGTGGTACAGCTCAAGCACTTACTTGTCAAGTCCATAGTATCACCTATCCAGAAGGAATTTTTACTAACCATGGTGTATGCTCACAATATCAAGGAGGAAAGGAGAACTTTGTGGAGTTAAGTGGAGAATATAGGCAGGGGAACCAAAGACCTTGGGTGATAATCGGAGACTTCAATGTAGTTTTGAATATTGATGACAGAGTAGGAGGGAATCCAGTTAGCTTAGCAGAGGTAGTGGATTTTCAGGGATGTGTGAAAGTATGTGGATGGATAGAATTGCCTCATCAGGGAAGCAGATATACATGGAATGATAAGCAAGGGGATAATAAGacgttctccaaaattgattgggtatttatcaataataaatgGTTAAATCAGATGCCAGATTTCAATGCCACTTTCCTAATAGAAGGAATCAGTGACCATAGTCCAATGAAGATAGCACAAATCAGCACACCTAGGAGAGCAAGAAGGCCTTTCAAATACTGCAATGTGTAG